The Enterobacter huaxiensis sequence AGCTGGCTATGGGTAATGTTCAGGGCGCGCATCTTCGCGGGATCGGCCACAATCTGGTACTGCCGTACCATCCCGCCAATGCTCGCTACTTCCGAAACGTTCGGTACCGTTTTAAGCTCAAACTTCAGCGTCCAGTCCTGAATAGCGCGCAGGTCCGCCAGGCTATGCTGACCGCTGCGGTCGATCAACGCATACTCGTAAATCCACCCTACGCCCGTCGCGTCTGGCCCCAGCGAGACGTTTATCCCCGCGGGAAGCTGCGCCTGCGCCTGGCTGAGATATTCCAGTACCCGTGAGCGCGCCCAGTAAAGATCGGTACCGTCTTCAAAAAGTACGTAGACGTAGGCATCGCCAAACATGGAAAATCCGCGAACCGTTTTTGCCCCCGGAACGGAGAGCATTGAGGTCGTCAGCGGCCACGTCACCTGATCTTCAATCACCTGCGGCGCTTTGCCGGGATAGCTTGCCTTGACGATAACCTGCACGTCCGACAAATCAGGAAGCGCATCCAGCGGCGCGCGCTGAACGGCCCATACGCCCCAGCCCGCCATCACCAGCGCGGCCAGAATCACCAGCAGCCGGTTACGTAATGAAGCCCGAATCACGGCGGCAATCATGGTGTCACCTCCGGCATTACGCTGCGCAGGCTGGCTTCCGAGTCGATCAGGAACTGCCCGGAGGTCACCACGTTATCCCCCTCTTTCAGCCCCGAGCGGATCTCCGTCCACCCCTGCGCCGTTAGCCCCGTGTCAACATTCACCGGATGGAAGTACCCGTCTCCGGTCGCTATCAGCAGCCGCGAGGATTCACCGGAATTGATCACCGCCTCTTCCGGTACCGCCAGCACCGGCGCACGTTTGGGTTCTTCCGCACGCGCGACGGAAAGGTACATACCCGGCTTTAGCCTCTGCTCTTTATTGTCCAGCACGATGCGCGCCTTCAGGGTGCGCGTCGTGGTCTCCATCTGCGGCAGCAGTTCGCTCACCGTGCCGCGAAACTGCACTCCCGGCCAGCTTTCTGTCGTCGCCACCATTTGGCTTCCCACCGTCAGAGACTGCGCCTGCGTCTGGGGATAATCGACAACCAGCCAGACCGGGTCGAGACGGGCTATCTCAAACAGCGGTGCCGTTGCCGTAATCTGCGCCCCTTCCCGCACATCCAGCTTGACCACATAGCCTGCCTGCGCGGCACGAAGCGTCAGCGTCGTTTGCGGTTTACCGCTGCGCTCGAGCGCCTGGATAACCTCCTGCGGCATAAACTGCAGCGCCAGCCGCTCCCGCGCTGCGCGCGTCAACGCCGCATCGCCAAGCTGACGCACCGCCAGATACTCCTGCTGGGCCGCCGTCCACTGTGGGATCCAGAGCTGCGCCAGCGGCTCTCCCGCGCGAACCTGCTGCTGTGGCGCCTTCACGAACAGCGTCGAAACCACGCCATTCGCGGGCGCCGACACCACGCTCACGCTGCGCTCATCCGTCGATACGGTGGCAAAGGCGGAGAAAGGTGAAACCAGCTGGCGCATCTGCGCTTTGGCCGTTTTCATGCCCAGGTTTTGCTGCTGCTGCGTGCCGATCCCGACGCCGGTCGCGGCTTTCTCTTCATCGGCGTAGCGCGGGACCAGATCCATGTCCATAAAGGGAGATTTGCCGGGCTTGTCAAAACGCTGGCCGGGCATCATGGGGTCGTACCAGTACAACACCTTTCGCTCTGCGGGCTGCGCTGTCTGCTGCGCCTGATGAGACTGCCTTTGCCCGATAACATAGCCACTCCCCGCCGCGGCGATGAGGGCAGCGATAGCGGCAATTACGGTTGTTTTTTTCATTGCGCCAGCTCCTGCGGTATTAGCCAGTTTACGGCAGCCCAGGCCCGCGCCATCTCGCGTTCCGCCTGGTTCACCGCCAGTTCCGTATCCAGCACGCCACGACGCGCCTCCAGCAGTGCCGGGAGTTCCGACTGCCCGGAACGGTACTGTGCCGTCAGCACGTCCAGCCGCTGACGCTGTAAGGGCAGAACGTCATCGCGCTGGCGCTGCCACAAGGTCTGCGCGGCCCGGTACTGCGCGACCAGCGTTTGCACCTGCGCGATATGTTCACGTTTAATGAGCGTGAGCTGGTCCACCGCCTGCATCGAACGCGAGACGTCGGCAGCGTAATCTTTGTCCTGCCGTTTCGACTGGAACAGGGGCAGATCCACGCTGAACATCACGCCCGCCATATCGTCATACCCTTCGGCGCGGTGGGCGTAAAAGACCTCCACGTCCACATCCGGTATGGCCGCGACGGCAGACTGCGCGGAACGGGCTTTGGCCGTCTCGGCTTCGCGCCGGGCAGCCTCCACTTCAGGGTGCCGGACAATCCCCTCTTCCAGCGTTTTTTCATCGGCGGGGAGGCGTTGATAACGCGGCAGAGGCCCGCGAACAGCCGGGATGGATTGCCCCGTCAGCTGCAGCAGGCGGCTTTGCGCCAGCTGCACGTCGCGCTGAGCCAGCGTCTCTTTATCGCGCATTGCGCTTAGCGTCATCTGCAGCGACAGCACGCCGTCCGGGGTGGAGCTTCCCGCCCCGACGCTCGCCTTCTGCACGCCGCGCTGACGCTCGGTTTCGCTGACCAGTTTTTTTGCCGTCTTCAGCGCCTGCTGAGCGAGCGCTAAATCCAGCCATGCCTGCGCGGAATCACGTTGCAGCGCGGCGCGAATGGCTTCTGACTTTGCCAGCACGCCCCGCGCCTGTGCCTGAAACGTCTGCGCCTTACGCTCGCGCTTCTCTGAACTGACGTAGCTCTGCATGATGCCCACTTTCTGCATCGTCATGCCTTCACGCGTCAGCCGCCTGTCGCTGCTGCCCTGCACCGGGACGTTTTCAATGCCAAATTTCAGTTTCGGGTCGGGTAATTGGGTTGCGGAATCCGCCATCGCATCCAGCGCCTGCGCTTCGTTACGGCTGGCAGATAACTCCGCTGAATAGCGTTGTGCTTCGGTCAGGGTCTGTTCAAGCGTCCACGGCTCCGCCTTCGCGGCGGAGCCAAAAAACGCGAACGCCACCCCACCGAGCCACAGGCCCAGTGTGTGTAGTTTCATGGTCTCCTCGCTTAGCGCTTAGGCGTCAGCGAGACAATCTGGAAGCCGTCACCCGCACGCTCAAGCGTGAAGGTCACCTCGTCACCGGGTTTTGCACCGTTTAGCTCTGCGCCCGCAGACAACGTGAACGGCATGGTCATCGCCGGCCATTTCAGTTCGGGAATGGCGTCATGCTGAAGCATGACGGCGTCCTTAGAAACAGACTGAACCACCCCGTGGCCCTGCCAGCTCTGGTTGGCCTGTACGGAATAAGAAGCGAAAGAGACGGACGCGCCAAGCAGCGCGGAAAGGTATAAAGCACGCATGATAAAACTCCTGTTAAACGTTAATTAAATTAAAAACAACGGATTAACAGGTGTATCTACTCTCTGAACCGGCAATAGCGAATCGTTGCCGGGGGCCCCACAGCAGGCGGAGACAGTGACCACGCAGCGTGGCTGACGGAGGTGCATTCTGGCGGAGTGAAGGAGAGCATCATGGCGGCAGGAAGCGCCACCAGCTGCGGCTGTGCGGGATCTTTCTGAACCTGATCCGGCACGCAGTGCTTTTCGCACAGCGGCGACGCGTCGACCGCATGGTGCGGACCCGGTTTCGCCATCATATCCATATGCTGGATAGCCGCGACCTCACCGCGCAAATCGATAGAACAGTCGTGGGAGGCAATCGCCACCTGACTCTGAATGAACAGCCAGCCAAAGGCGACCAAAAACATCAGCAGATGTTTTTTGAGGAAGCGCAGGCGACAGGACCAGCTGGCATGCATATCGGTATCGTCAAGTGAGAAAAGGTAGCCGGAGTATAAGCAGGCAAAAGAATGGATGAAAAGCGCTTTTAACGAGTTTTACGTTAATTACCGGCTGGCGGGCCATTAACGCTTAATAACTTAACAATGCCATATCAATTTAATGACATATAATGATGATTAAGCCAATCAATAATGAAGTGATAAAAATGGCGCTACGTTGGCAAAAATATCGTCATCATCTCCTTTAGTAGTAATTTTATTGATTTTAATCAGCAAGGAGTGGCCATTTATTCGGCACATTTCATGCTTCTTTTTTATTGATTATTCGTGCTCTCGGGCAGCAAGGGTACAGGGGAAACCATGCTTACGTTTATCGAGCTCCTTATCGGAGTCGTCGTCATTGTGGGTGTAGCGCGCTACATCATTAAAGGCTATTCGGCCACGGGCGTGTTATTCGTCGGCGGCCTGACGCTGCTGATCGTCAGTGCGCTAATGGGCCATCAGGTTTTACCGGCCAGCGAAACCAGTACCGGCTATACCGCCACTGACATCGTTGAATATATTAAAATCCTGCTTATGAGCCGCGGCGGCGACCTGGGCATGATGATCATGATGCTGTGTGGTTTTGCCGCCTATATGACCCATATCGGTGCCAACGATATGGTGGTTAAAATGGCCTCTAAGCCACTTCAATATATCAACTCCCCGTATCTGCTGATGGTCGCCGCCTATTTCCTGGCCTGCCTGATGTCTCTTGCCGTTTCGTCGGCGACCGGTCTTGGCGTACTGCTGATGGCGACGCTGTTCCCGGTGATGGTCAACGTGGGCATCAGCCGCGGCGCGGCGGCGGCAATTTGCGCTTCCCCTGCGGCCATTATTCTCTCTCCCACCTCTGGCGACGTGGTGCTCGCCGCGAAGGCCGCAGAGATGTCGCTCATCGACTTCGCGTTCAAAACCACGCTGCCCATCTCCATTGTGGCCATCGTCGGAATGGGCGTCGCGCACTTCTTCTGGCAGCGCTATCTCGATAAGAAAGAGAACATCAGCCACGAGATGATGGACGTCAGCGAGATCACCACCACCGCGCCAGGGTTCTATTCCATTCTGCCGTTCACCCCGATCATCGGCGTGCTGATTTTTGACGGCAAATGGGGTCCGCAGCTGCATATCATTACTATCCTGGTGATCTGCATGCTGCTGGCCGCCCTGCTGGAATTTGTGCGCGGGTTTAACACGCAGAAAGTCTTCTCGGGCCTGGAAGTCGCGTATCGCGGCATGGCCGATGCGTTCGCTGGGGTGGTCATGCTGCTGGTGGCGGCGGGCGTGTTTGCCCAGGGTCTGAGCACCATCGGCTTTATCCAGAGCCTGATCTCCATCGCAACCTCGTTTGGCTCTGCCAGCATTATCCTGATGCTGGTGCTGGTTGTGCTGACCATGCTGGCGGCCATGACCACCGGTTCAGGGAACGCACCGTTCTACGCCTTCGTTGAGATGATCCCGAAACTCGCGCACTCCTCCGGCATCAACCCGGCCTATCTGTCTATCCCTATGCTGCAGGCCTCTAACCTGGGGCGCACCATTTCCCCGGTATCGGGGGTGGTGGTCGCGGTGGCGGGTATGGCAAAAATTTCGCCGTTTGAAGTGGTAAAACGCACCTCAGTCCCGGTACTGGTGGG is a genomic window containing:
- a CDS encoding efflux RND transporter periplasmic adaptor subunit, giving the protein MKKTTVIAAIAALIAAAGSGYVIGQRQSHQAQQTAQPAERKVLYWYDPMMPGQRFDKPGKSPFMDMDLVPRYADEEKAATGVGIGTQQQQNLGMKTAKAQMRQLVSPFSAFATVSTDERSVSVVSAPANGVVSTLFVKAPQQQVRAGEPLAQLWIPQWTAAQQEYLAVRQLGDAALTRAARERLALQFMPQEVIQALERSGKPQTTLTLRAAQAGYVVKLDVREGAQITATAPLFEIARLDPVWLVVDYPQTQAQSLTVGSQMVATTESWPGVQFRGTVSELLPQMETTTRTLKARIVLDNKEQRLKPGMYLSVARAEEPKRAPVLAVPEEAVINSGESSRLLIATGDGYFHPVNVDTGLTAQGWTEIRSGLKEGDNVVTSGQFLIDSEASLRSVMPEVTP
- a CDS encoding TolC family protein, producing the protein MKLHTLGLWLGGVAFAFFGSAAKAEPWTLEQTLTEAQRYSAELSASRNEAQALDAMADSATQLPDPKLKFGIENVPVQGSSDRRLTREGMTMQKVGIMQSYVSSEKRERKAQTFQAQARGVLAKSEAIRAALQRDSAQAWLDLALAQQALKTAKKLVSETERQRGVQKASVGAGSSTPDGVLSLQMTLSAMRDKETLAQRDVQLAQSRLLQLTGQSIPAVRGPLPRYQRLPADEKTLEEGIVRHPEVEAARREAETAKARSAQSAVAAIPDVDVEVFYAHRAEGYDDMAGVMFSVDLPLFQSKRQDKDYAADVSRSMQAVDQLTLIKREHIAQVQTLVAQYRAAQTLWQRQRDDVLPLQRQRLDVLTAQYRSGQSELPALLEARRGVLDTELAVNQAEREMARAWAAVNWLIPQELAQ
- a CDS encoding copper-binding protein, encoding MRALYLSALLGASVSFASYSVQANQSWQGHGVVQSVSKDAVMLQHDAIPELKWPAMTMPFTLSAGAELNGAKPGDEVTFTLERAGDGFQIVSLTPKR
- the dcuC gene encoding anaerobic C4-dicarboxylate transporter DcuC; amino-acid sequence: MLTFIELLIGVVVIVGVARYIIKGYSATGVLFVGGLTLLIVSALMGHQVLPASETSTGYTATDIVEYIKILLMSRGGDLGMMIMMLCGFAAYMTHIGANDMVVKMASKPLQYINSPYLLMVAAYFLACLMSLAVSSATGLGVLLMATLFPVMVNVGISRGAAAAICASPAAIILSPTSGDVVLAAKAAEMSLIDFAFKTTLPISIVAIVGMGVAHFFWQRYLDKKENISHEMMDVSEITTTAPGFYSILPFTPIIGVLIFDGKWGPQLHIITILVICMLLAALLEFVRGFNTQKVFSGLEVAYRGMADAFAGVVMLLVAAGVFAQGLSTIGFIQSLISIATSFGSASIILMLVLVVLTMLAAMTTGSGNAPFYAFVEMIPKLAHSSGINPAYLSIPMLQASNLGRTISPVSGVVVAVAGMAKISPFEVVKRTSVPVLVGLIIVIIATEVLVPGAA